TTTCGGGAATAGGGCAGAAAGTCCAAAGATCTTATAAAAGGCAACCATCGGAGTGGGTAAACCGCGTTTGCTTTCTGCTAAGAACTGGCCTTTGCCATCCACCATTTTTACACCCAGTCCACCTGCATTTGGATGTTGATCCATAAAATCTATACACTTTTTAAAAGTGTCTTCTTCGACCAGAGTATCCGGATTGAGCAATAGCACATAATCCGCTTTCGAAATTCGAATGGCTTGATTATTTGCAGATGAGAAACCTTTATTGTCTTTATTGGCAATGATCTGAACTTCAGGGAACAATCTTTTGGTCATTTCTACAGAACCATCGGATGAGTTGTTGTCTACAACGATGGTTTCAATTGGAGCTAATTGAGCCGCCTTTCTCACTGAGTGAAGACACTGCGCTAAAAAATACTCTACATTGTAGTTGACAATTATGACTGTTAACCTTGGTTTCTCCTGCATCCTAAATCAATCTAAACTATAAGGAATTGTCATATGGCGTTCTGTGCAATAAAGAACGACCCAATGTGATTTCATCCGTGTACTCCAATTCATCTCCAATTGGAATACCTCGTGCGATTACGGTAGTTTTTACATCCAGGTTCATTAATCTCCTATAAATGAAAAAACTGGTGGTATCACCTTCCATAGTTGAATTTAAAGCGAAAATAACTTCTTTGATACCTTCCTGTTCCACACGTTGAACTAAAGAATCAATATTTAAGTCACTGGGGCCAATACCGTCTACCGGAGATATATGACCACCTAAAACGTGATAAGTGCCGAAGTATTGCTGCGTGTTTTCAATAGCAATGATGTCCCTCAAATCCTCAACCACACAAATAGTTTTGTGCTCTTCTCGTTTTAGATTTCCACAGATATCACATATGGGTGTTTCAGAAATATTATGGCATTTTTTACAAAAGCCAATGTCATTTCGCATGCTTACAATGGAGTTAGCGAAATGATGAACATTATCTTTAGGTTGTCTAAGCATATGTAATGCTAGACGTAGTGCGGTTTTTCGTCCAATCCCTGGAAGTGAAGCAAACGCTTCAACACCTTGTTGTAATAATTTCGAGGGGATATTGTTCATGCGCCAAATTTAATATTTATACCTGCTATTTACATGTTTATTTCGAATATCCTGTATGATGCTTCTCGCAAGTGAATTATTGAGTGTGAAATGTGAATATCTCTTCCCAAAATGAGAACAAAACCTTTTGAAAATACACTTCATTTGTGGGATGTCGCCAGAATTAATCATTTCAGTAATAGTCATATACTTTTTGGTATTAATGGCTGTAGCTCATTATACCAGTGAAAATAGTAATTCAGGATTCTTTATGGGGAATCGCCAGTCACCCTGGTATGTGGTCGCTTTTGGCATGATTGGAGCTTCTCTTTCTGGAGTGACATTTCTTTCTGTTCCTGGATGGGTGGCAGGAATTAAGTTTACCTATATGCAGATGGTGTTGGGCTATTTGTTAGGATATGCTGTGATTATTACGGTCTTGTTACCCTTATATTATAGGTTGAATCTAACGTCTATATATTCATTTTTAGGTGATCGGTTTGGAGTCAATTCGTATAAAGTTGGCGCATGGTTTTTTATGATATCCAGAGTGATTGGAGCCGCATTTAGATTGTATTTGGTTGCTATGGTTTTTGATTTAACCATATTTCAAAAGTTGGAAATGGACGTCCCATTTGCAGTTATTGTATTGATTACAATTGGATTGATTTGGTTGTATACTTCCAAAGGTGGAATGAAAACTATTATTTGGACAGATACATTGCAAACGGCTTTTATGTTGATTGCGGTTGTGGTCACATTGTGGGTAATCGCAGATCGAATGGATTTAGGTTTAGCAGGTATGGTGCAGACGATTCACGATAGTCCGTATTCTCAAATGTTCGAATTTTCAGATTGGAAAAGTTCCCATTTCTTTTTGAAAGATTTTCTGGCTGGAGCATTCATTGCGGTAGTAATGACCGGACTGGATCAGGATATGATGCAAAAGAATTTAACTTGTAAGACGTTAGGAGAATCACAAAAAAATATGGCGTGGTTTAGCTCCACCCTGGTCTTTGTGAACTTGATGTTCCTATCTCTAGGGGCATTGTTATACATTTTTACCGCTCATGAAGGAATCGCGATTCCTGAGAAAGGAGATGCATTATTTGCAACCATAGCCACGGATGGGCATTTGGGAATTGTAGTGGCATTATTTTTTGTTTTGGGGTTAATTGCAGCGGCTTATTCCAGTGCGGATTCCGCATTAACTGCTTTAACGACTTCTTTTAGTGTGGATATTTTAGAGGTGCAAAAGATGAGTGAGGAACGACAGATTCAGGTGCGTAAAAATGTTCATGTTGCGATTTCGGTAGTTTTGGCGATTGTTATTATCGTATTCAAACAGTTTAATGACGATAGTGTCATTAGTGAATTGTTTAAACTAGCAGGTTTTACCTACGGACCAATTTTAGGATTGTTTGCATATGGAATTTTTACCAAAAAAGCGATTCATGATAAGCTGGTTGTTTGGGTGGCCGTTATTGCGCCACTAGTGACTTATGTGCTGTATAAAAACTCAGCAGAATGGTTCAACGGATATAAAATCGGATTTGAACTCTTACTGATCAACGGGCTATTCACTGTTATTGGATTAATCCTGATTTCGAAAAAGAATTAAGGATTAAATAGATTGATCACATAGATGTTTTTCCACATTTTTCCAGTGACATAAAACTTTTTGCTTTCGGGGTGATATGCAATTCCATTAGTTTCTAACGCCTGATCTCCAATTCGATCTTCTTCTAATTTAAGATCAGTCAAATCAATTTTAGCCATTACTTTTCCGTTATCCATATCGATTTTAATGACCCAATCGGTTGTGTAAACATTGGCATAAATAAAACCATCCACGTATTCTAATTCATTCAGATAATTTACCGGACGACCATTATCAAATACTCTTAAAGTGGCAGTTTTCTCCAATGTGTTCGGGTCTATGAAATGCAAATCAGGGGAGCCGTCACTCATGATCAGAGATTCCCCATCTGTAGTAAGTCCCCAGCCTTCACGTGTCGGGATTTGGAACGTACGTAATTGTTTACGGGAATTAAAATCATAAACAAATCCTTCACGACTTTTGTAGGTGAGCTGATATACTTTATCGTTTAATATGGTAATACCTTCACCAAAGTACTTTTTAGGAAGTTGATTGTGAACGTCAATTTCTCCGGTACTAAAATCGACTGATCCGTATACCGAAACTGTTGAAGGTAAATTTTGAGGTGAACCCGTGCTTTCAAATAGTTGATCATTATAAAACAGAAAGCCCTCTGTAAATGAATTGGTAGAATGCGGTATTTTCTGATCCACAGAATACTTTAAGGTTGGAGTAGGTAGCTTTTTGGGGCGTTTTACCTTTTTACTTTTAGGAGGTGTAGACTCTCCGCAAGCAGAAAAAACGAATATGGAGCAAACCAAAATTATGGCTGGTAATGATCTCATGGTTTTGAATATTTCGAGCGCAAAATAATGATAAAATAGGTCAGAATTAAGATTCTTGAAATGGGATATAAATTTTTCATACATTTGCGTCCAGTTTGTGGTAATGATATCTGCCCTAAAGTGCCGAATTGGCTGATGATGTCTACAGGAAAGTTAAAAACTTAAGTAGATGGCTATGTCAAAAAATACAATTGCTACACCACAGTTCTCCATTCAAAATTTTCAGCATTATTCTCTGTTCCTACTCAAGTGGATTCTCATTGCTATTGTAATTGGTTTGCTAACAGGGAGTGGCTCAGCCTGGTTGTTAATGGCTTTGGAATGGGTAGGTTCATACCGTGATGCGCATATTTGGATTGTTGCGCTATTGCCAATTGGAGGCCTTATCGTTGGACTTTTATATCATTATTACGGAACGGATGTCGTAAAAGGAAATAACCAAATTATTGAGGAATTTAATAGTCCCAGACAGATTATTCCATTTAAGATGGCGCCATTGGTTTTTATAGGGACGGTGATTACACATTTATTTGGTGGTTCTGCAGGTCGAGAGGGGACTGCCGTTCAAGTTGGAGGCGCTATTGCAGATCAATTTACCAAATGGTTTCATCTTCGTGATGATGATAGAAAGTTGCTGTTGGCAATGGGAGTAAGTGGTGGATTTGCATCTGTATTTGGAACGCCCCTGGCTGGAGCCGTTTTTGCTCTGGAGGTTTTGATTGTAGGAAGGATGCGCTATGAGGCTTTGATTCCTAGTTTTCTTACCGCCATAGTTGCGGATTACGCATGTGAGTTATGGCCAGTTCATCATACACATTATCAAATCAGTGAGGTGCCGGAGATGATTCCTCAAACATTTTTATATGCGATTATAGCAGGAGTGTTTTTTGGACTTACTTCGATTTTGTTTTCCAAGTCGATTCACTTTTTTAGCGATAATTTTAAACGATTTGTGGTATATCCTCCTTTAAGACCGTTAATTGGAGGAGTGGTACTCGCAGTAATATTTTTAACTTTGGATACTTCAAGGTTCATGGGGTTGGGAGTTCCCACAATCTCAGCAGCATTTGTAGAACCTCTTCATTCATATGATTTTATTCTAAAATTATTATTTACTGCGTTTACAATAGGAGCAGGATTTAAAGGAGGAGAGGTAACGCCCTTATTTTTTGTTGGAGCAACGTTAGGAAATGCTTTAATGTGGGTTTTGCCATTGCCTATGTCTTTGTTGGCGGGAATGGGATTTGTTGCGGTCTTTGCCGGTGCAACAAATACTCCTTTAGCATGTATCTTAATGGGGATTGAGTTATTTGGAATTGAGAGTGGGGTATTTGTAGCTATTGCTTGTGTGGTAGCTTATTTGTTTTCCGGACATACCGGAATTTATACTTCACAAATAATAGGAAGTCCAAAGCACAAGAATTTTGAAGGACAGAAGAAAAAGACAATTAGCGAACTAAATCATAAATAACAAACTAACATGAAAGTATATAACGTAATTGGAAATATCCTGGATATAGAAATTGTATCGGATACCGTAATGCCAGATGATATTAAGAAAATAGAGTCTGTGATGGAGAAGATGTTGAATCAGTATGATAAGATTTCTATCCGAATCACTTTGGGAAGACATTTGGAAATGACGCTTAAAACGCAATTAGAGGTTTTAAAAGCAGGAATCCAAATGCATCAATATATTCATCGTTTAGCAGTAATTGGAGATCGAAATGTGCTGAAGTTACTTACAGCCGTTGATAACCTGGTGGTACCATGGCAAGAAAAGTATTTCCATATTGATGATTTGGAGCAAGCTGAAATATGGCTGAAGGAAGATTAGTCTCTGCTTACGATTAGCTTCATTCTAGATTGAAATATTTCTTCGGATAGGTTCGTCTAATGAAATAAAAGTTTCAGTATGGGTGATGCCTTTTATTTGTTGAATTTGAAAGTCCAATACTTTCATGAGGTGTTGATTATCTAAAGCGTATAGTTTGATAAATAGCCCGTAACGACCTGTGGTGTAATTGACTTCCACCACTTCCTTAATGCGTTCCAATTTTTCTATCACTTCTTCGTACAGATAGTTCCGATCAATAAATACTCCTACGAAGGCGCATGTATTGTATCCCAGTTTTTTTTCATCTAATCTTAGGGTGAATTCTTTAATTACTCCTTTACGTTTAATTTTTCCGATACGCTGATGGATTGCAGCACTCGTTACATCAAGAAAATTGGCTATATCCACAACTTTCATTCTGGCATCTTTAATCAGGAATTTTAAGATTTTTTTATCGGTACTATCTAAATTAAAGTTCATGATGAATATTTTGTGGGATTTGCTTTCAAAAATATGCTTAAAAAAGCATTTTAAAATAAAAAATGATAGCAAAATAGTTGTTTGTGTAATGAAAATTTAAAAATCCAACGTTGAAGATTTAATCTATTTATAGTATTGCCCAGATTTCGTTAAAAAACAAAATAGAGGATAATCAGATTTTTTAAAAAGGGTATGAAAACAAAAAGAAGTGGAGCAAAATATTCGGCAATTGTTGGAATTGGAGAAGAGTTAAATCGATTGTCAGTCCAGACCGGTAAAGAATATTTACCGTTAAATCGTGGGGTGAATTCGGTGACCTTATTAGATTTAAATCCCATCATTGATGAAATTGATTTTAATTCGAAAGAGATTCAGTTGTACCCTGCAAATTCAGGAATGCAGGAATTAAAGGATGCGATTAATTTGGAGTATTTTGCAGGTGCTGCGAATTCGGATCATATTTATATCACCAATGGGGGGATGAGCGCGTTAGATTTAATTATTAGTTCATTGGATTGTGATACTATTTACGCGCATAATTTCCATTGGGGAGCATATCGAAATATTTCCATTTCGAATCAAGTAACACTGGACGTATATCCGGATTTTGATTGGTTATCTTCCAACATAGACCTGTTGAGAGGGAATGCAATTATTATTTGTGATCCTAATAATCCATTAGGCACAAAGTATGACGATGAAAAGTTATTAGAAGTAGTTCAGTTGCTTACGGTAAACGATGTTACTGTAATTTGGGATGGACCTTATAGACGGTTATTTATAGATCATTCGGATACGTTGTATCAAGACTTGGCTCAAAATGAGAATCTGATTATTACCGAGAGTTTTTCAAAGTCTATTGGTTTACCGGGACAACGTTTAGGTTTTATTTATGTGAAGGATGCTGAATTTGGCGAAGAACTTAATATTAAAATTCTATACACCACCAATGGGATAAATACTTTCGCACAGTTGTTAGTGACAAAGCTTTTTTCTACAACTCAGGGACAAGAGATCATTAATGACTTTAAGAAAACCACTGTGGAAGGAATTCAAAAAAATATCCAGTATTTAAAGGACAATGATCTATTGGTTGAGCGATACTATCAAGATGCAACACCAGTAGGAATTTTTGTTGTAATTAAGAAAACATATCAGGAATTATTAGATCACAGAATCGGATCAGTTCCTTTAGATTTCTTTACTCCAAATAAAGATGAAGTGGATAATGTATCACGAATCTGTGTGTCGGTGGAACATGAAAAGTTTGTGCGTTTCTTTAAAGTTTTTGAAAGAGAAATGGTCATGTAATGAAACCTGTTTCATTGAGTTCAAGTAGAAGTTGAAGAAGACTTTTAACAATCTATCTAGTTATAAAGAATAACGTGGACTAAAGTCAAAAATCTAAAAGTACTTTACAATGAATCTGGGTTAATTAATCGGGACATTTGGAGTGGTTTTTTGATGGATGATGATACAAATCGTTTTTCCTGGAGCAAGTAGCACTCCTGGTTTCTGACGGAAGTATATAAATCCTTCAATACTAGATTCAAATTCTAAGGAAAATGTATCAGATTCGATATCACAAAGAATATCTCCTTTTTGGATTCGATCTCCGTCAGATTTTAACCATTTGGATATTTTGAAGTGTTCTCCCAGATTGAGGGGTGGGATTTCAATTTCAGAAAATTCAATATGTGGATTTTCCTTCTTGTAATGTTTAATAGTTTCGGGACTATATTCGATATAGTGATTGGAAACCTTAGCTGGCGATTTGACGAGTTTTGAAAAGAAGCGATTAAAAAGGTTGTTGTTAGAAGCCATGTAGAGTTGATACTAAATAATAATCACGTAATGTCTCAAATGTAGACATTTTAAGCAGAGAATCGAAAATTCTAAAATTGATTAAAAAAAGAAAGCTATCTTTAGCCCTTTTTGAAAAATAACGACATGCAAGAAGGAACAATCTTTGGACATCCAAAAGGACTATTTATTTTATTCTTTACCGAGCTTTGGGAGCGTTTTTCATACTATGGAATGCGAGCCATTTTGGTACTTTATCTCACGGCAGAAACTACAGATAAGTTAAACCCGGGTTTAGGCTGGACAAGTAAAGAAGCTTTGGCGCTTTATGGATGGTACGGCATGTTTGTCTATTTTATGGGGATTTTTGGAGGTGCTATTGCCGATAATTGGTTAGGTCAAAAGAAGTCTGTTCTGATTGGAGGTGTTTTGATTATTCTCGGGCAATTTGCTTTAGCCATTGATAGTATTAATGCTTTTATGGGAGGATTGGTGTTACTGGTCTGTGGAGTTGGATTATTAAAACCGAATATTAGCACCATGGTAGGTAGTTTATATGCTGCCGGAGATGAACGGAGGGATGCCGGGTTTACCATATTCTATATCGGAATTAATATTGGAGCGGTATTGGCTCCATTGATTATTGGTTATTATGGAGAAACAGTCAATTGGCATTTAGGATTTTCACTCGCTGGTTTTGGGATGATTTTAGGACAAATTGTTTACGTTTTTGGAGGTAAATATTTGAAGGGAGTAGGAGATTTATTGAAGCATTCTGAGGAACATGCACATTTGGTTAATAAACCATTGACCAAAATTGAAAAGGATAGAATTCTTGTGATGTTCATTTCATTCTTGATTGTTATGGTGTTTTGGGCAGCATACGAACAGGCTGGTGGTCTAATGAATTTGTATGCCAGAGATAAAATCAACCGTGTGGTAATGGGGTATGAAATTCCAACAAGTTTCTTCCAGTCATTACATGCGTTATACGTGGTGATATTGGGTGCGCCAATGGCTTATTTCTGGACGCAGTGGCGTAAAAAAGGCAAAGAATCATCTTCGGTTTTTAAGATGGGAGTGGGTTCTATTATTATGAGTTTAGGTTTTGTGGCTTTGATGGGAGCAGCATATGATGTTTCTGAAAGTGCTTTAGGTAAAGCTCCTGTTTATTGGCTATTCCTTTCATACTTTTTGCATGTAGTAGCAGAGTTAAGTTTATCGCCAGTGGCATTGTCTTTTATCACGAAATTGGCTCCTGCAAAATATGCGAGTTTAATGATGGGCACTTATTTTGCAATTACCGGATTGGGTAACAAAGTAGCTGGTTTGCTGGGAGAAGCGGCTCAGGACTCTGGAGAAATGGCCATTTTTACCGGGATTACGGTATTCACTTTCTTGCTGGGTGTTTTGATTTTAATATTCGTGAAGAAACTTAAAGCGTTGGCTCATGGCGCTGAAGACGTAGGTCATACTGAGACTTTTGTAGAGCCGGAATAAATAGATTGGTATTAGATTTTTTGATTTAAGTCAAATATAAAACTTGATATAATCAGGACTTTTGTAGGGAAGTTAAATCCTAACAATGAAAAAGTTCATTTTCGTAAATCTGATTTTTATTATCGGGATGATCATTTTGACATTAAATCATATTCATGCCTGGTGGGTATGGGCGATCTATATTGCTATTTGGTCAATTTCTGATTCTTATTTTGCTAAAGATTTCCATTTAACATGGGTACAATGGGTTTGGATTATTTTGGGGCTATCCGTGTTAGATATAGGGATATTAACAGTTTTATCCTGAGTTAGAAAGATTTTATTTTTCCGGATTATAGATTAGCTTTATCCTTATGAAATGGTATCTGCTGTTCATAGGGTTAGCTTTTTGGGGATGTAAAACATCCGAACCTGTTTCTGAGAGATTACCGGTATGTGGAGGATCATATCACGACATCGTTATTAAGGAAAAAGATTACTATGTAGTTTGTAACATAGATGATACAGCCCAAAGTAATCCCGTTAGAAATAGTCAGGAACCCTTTTTATTAATAGATATAGAGACCCAAAGTGATACGCAGAACTTGTTTATCATGCTTATTGAAGAAGAAATTCCAGAGATTATCAGAGAAATGGGAATTATAGGAAAATCATATTGTTCTATTCAAATATCATCTGGGGGGCATATCAATGAAGTGAAAACTTTAAGGACAGTTTTGCCTTATAAATACAATTACATAGAAAACCGACTTGTAAAGATATCTCAAGAATATCAGGTAATGGATCAGACATATTATGATCGGGTGTTTTACGTGATGGTGAATTTGAGAATAAGATAATCAACGCGATTTAAATAGAAAGGGGAGCAATTTGCCCCCCTTTTTTGCTATGAGAAAAAATCCGATTTCCGATACTACAACTACCTTGAAATCGATAGAAAACTATTTGACAATAAATGTTGAGGTATTGATTCCTCCATGCGTATTAATTCTGATCATGTAAATACCAGAGGTCAGTTGAAGATCAATGGTTACTTTCTGACTATTAGGTTTCTGATTTAATACCAGATTACCGGAAATATCCAGTATTTCAACTTTTTCAATGGTTTGTGTTGTTTCAATATGAAGCTGGTCACTTACCGGGTTAGGGTAAATGCTGAAAAGGTTGTGGTTCAACTCATTGATTGAAGTACCGATCACATTGTATTTTTCAGACTCTTTTGCGCAACCATTGTTTAGAGCTACATACACCACGTAATCACCATTGGCTGTAGCCTGATGTGTCATTTGATCAGCTCCGGTGATATTGGAGCCGTCTAGTTTCCATTGGTAAATGTCGGCAGAAACGGTTGTTGACAACATAAATCCGTTTGCGGTAATAACCGGTTGTTGTGGAGCTCCTTTCTTAGTAACGGTAATTGTATCTGAATGGTCAGACCAACAGTTGGCATCAGCAATTTTAACGAAGATTTGAGCAGCATCCTTTACAGTAATCTGCGGATCTATACTTCCATTTGACCACTCATATTGAATTGCACTAGGTGCATTTAATATGATAGAATCTCCGTCACAGAATGAGAAATCTGCACTATTCGTTGTAATGGTTGGAGTTGTAGGCTTTGTCAATTGGTTAATGCTGGTGAAAACGGTATCATTTGTATAACAACCATTATCTACCCCAATAGCCCAAATATTTTGTGCTTGAAGTATTTGTAAGCTATTACCGATTGAACCATCACTCCATAAAGTAGAATCTGTAGAAGACGTGATGTTTAATGTATCTCCCTGACACAGGTCTACATTTGCACCGGTAGAAAGAATCGGTAGCGTAGGATTTCCTTTTAATGAAACGTTCAAAGTATCATATTCGGTACACCCCTGTTTAGTCACAGCAACCCAGTAGGTATCTGCGCTATCAATTTGAAGAGAAGCTATGTTTGTTCCTCCTTTCCATAGGATTGAATCGTAGTTCAATACATTATTTTGAATAGATAAAGGAATATTACTACAGATACTCGTGTCGTTGCCCAGATCTAATCCAAGTGGAGCCGTTGAGTTGAATACGGTATTTAAAGTATCATTTGATGTATTGAAATCGTTCATTTTGCGTAACCATACTTTGATGTTATACACATCCGGAGTGCTTAAATCTTCGGTTCCGATAGTAAATAATGTATCCTGTCCCACTAGTAGCCGGTCATAATAAGCTCCGGTAACTACCGGGTTATTATTGATTTGATATGAGAACTCAATAGGATACAAATCAGTTTCACCCACATTTTTAAGTTTTACCTGAATGTCTTCATTGGCAGAAAGCGAACAAGAACCATTCATACCAGGTAATGCAGAAATGGATTGTAGTGCAATATCTGTTCTTTGATTAGAAACGATGATATCATCAATGGCCCACCAGAATTTAAATGTGCTATTATTGGTAGAGTAGTAGGTAAATCGAATCTTCGCATTTGAAACCCCTGCGAGCTCAGTAATGTCAATGGTTCTTGGTGCTAGAATGCCAATGTTGGGTTGCGTATATACTGCAGAGAAAGAGTTGTTGATCTCAACCCCATTACTTTTATAGACTTCTATCCAACTTGACCCGTTATATACATCGATTTGGGTATAAACCTCTCCCAAATAATTACATAAATAAGCCTCATGCCATGAAAGACTTAATGTGTCAAAATCACTGGCATCAAATGAAGGCGTTTCTAAATAAGATGAATCGGGATCAGTGAATCCAACATTGTATTGATAATGTTGTCCGTCAAATACAGCGAAAGG
This genomic interval from bacterium SCSIO 12643 contains the following:
- a CDS encoding glutaminyl-peptide cyclotransferase; the encoded protein is MRSLPAIILVCSIFVFSACGESTPPKSKKVKRPKKLPTPTLKYSVDQKIPHSTNSFTEGFLFYNDQLFESTGSPQNLPSTVSVYGSVDFSTGEIDVHNQLPKKYFGEGITILNDKVYQLTYKSREGFVYDFNSRKQLRTFQIPTREGWGLTTDGESLIMSDGSPDLHFIDPNTLEKTATLRVFDNGRPVNYLNELEYVDGFIYANVYTTDWVIKIDMDNGKVMAKIDLTDLKLEEDRIGDQALETNGIAYHPESKKFYVTGKMWKNIYVINLFNP
- a CDS encoding sodium:solute symporter encodes the protein MSPELIISVIVIYFLVLMAVAHYTSENSNSGFFMGNRQSPWYVVAFGMIGASLSGVTFLSVPGWVAGIKFTYMQMVLGYLLGYAVIITVLLPLYYRLNLTSIYSFLGDRFGVNSYKVGAWFFMISRVIGAAFRLYLVAMVFDLTIFQKLEMDVPFAVIVLITIGLIWLYTSKGGMKTIIWTDTLQTAFMLIAVVVTLWVIADRMDLGLAGMVQTIHDSPYSQMFEFSDWKSSHFFLKDFLAGAFIAVVMTGLDQDMMQKNLTCKTLGESQKNMAWFSSTLVFVNLMFLSLGALLYIFTAHEGIAIPEKGDALFATIATDGHLGIVVALFFVLGLIAAAYSSADSALTALTTSFSVDILEVQKMSEERQIQVRKNVHVAISVVLAIVIIVFKQFNDDSVISELFKLAGFTYGPILGLFAYGIFTKKAIHDKLVVWVAVIAPLVTYVLYKNSAEWFNGYKIGFELLLINGLFTVIGLILISKKN
- the recR gene encoding recombination mediator RecR, which codes for MNNIPSKLLQQGVEAFASLPGIGRKTALRLALHMLRQPKDNVHHFANSIVSMRNDIGFCKKCHNISETPICDICGNLKREEHKTICVVEDLRDIIAIENTQQYFGTYHVLGGHISPVDGIGPSDLNIDSLVQRVEQEGIKEVIFALNSTMEGDTTSFFIYRRLMNLDVKTTVIARGIPIGDELEYTDEITLGRSLLHRTPYDNSL
- a CDS encoding voltage-gated chloride channel family protein, with the translated sequence MAMSKNTIATPQFSIQNFQHYSLFLLKWILIAIVIGLLTGSGSAWLLMALEWVGSYRDAHIWIVALLPIGGLIVGLLYHYYGTDVVKGNNQIIEEFNSPRQIIPFKMAPLVFIGTVITHLFGGSAGREGTAVQVGGAIADQFTKWFHLRDDDRKLLLAMGVSGGFASVFGTPLAGAVFALEVLIVGRMRYEALIPSFLTAIVADYACELWPVHHTHYQISEVPEMIPQTFLYAIIAGVFFGLTSILFSKSIHFFSDNFKRFVVYPPLRPLIGGVVLAVIFLTLDTSRFMGLGVPTISAAFVEPLHSYDFILKLLFTAFTIGAGFKGGEVTPLFFVGATLGNALMWVLPLPMSLLAGMGFVAVFAGATNTPLACILMGIELFGIESGVFVAIACVVAYLFSGHTGIYTSQIIGSPKHKNFEGQKKKTISELNHK
- a CDS encoding Lrp/AsnC ligand binding domain-containing protein; this encodes MNFNLDSTDKKILKFLIKDARMKVVDIANFLDVTSAAIHQRIGKIKRKGVIKEFTLRLDEKKLGYNTCAFVGVFIDRNYLYEEVIEKLERIKEVVEVNYTTGRYGLFIKLYALDNQHLMKVLDFQIQQIKGITHTETFISLDEPIRRNISI
- a CDS encoding STAS/SEC14 domain-containing protein, whose product is MKVYNVIGNILDIEIVSDTVMPDDIKKIESVMEKMLNQYDKISIRITLGRHLEMTLKTQLEVLKAGIQMHQYIHRLAVIGDRNVLKLLTAVDNLVVPWQEKYFHIDDLEQAEIWLKED
- a CDS encoding peptide MFS transporter, with the translated sequence MQEGTIFGHPKGLFILFFTELWERFSYYGMRAILVLYLTAETTDKLNPGLGWTSKEALALYGWYGMFVYFMGIFGGAIADNWLGQKKSVLIGGVLIILGQFALAIDSINAFMGGLVLLVCGVGLLKPNISTMVGSLYAAGDERRDAGFTIFYIGINIGAVLAPLIIGYYGETVNWHLGFSLAGFGMILGQIVYVFGGKYLKGVGDLLKHSEEHAHLVNKPLTKIEKDRILVMFISFLIVMVFWAAYEQAGGLMNLYARDKINRVVMGYEIPTSFFQSLHALYVVILGAPMAYFWTQWRKKGKESSSVFKMGVGSIIMSLGFVALMGAAYDVSESALGKAPVYWLFLSYFLHVVAELSLSPVALSFITKLAPAKYASLMMGTYFAITGLGNKVAGLLGEAAQDSGEMAIFTGITVFTFLLGVLILIFVKKLKALAHGAEDVGHTETFVEPE
- a CDS encoding pyridoxal phosphate-dependent aminotransferase, whose amino-acid sequence is MKTKRSGAKYSAIVGIGEELNRLSVQTGKEYLPLNRGVNSVTLLDLNPIIDEIDFNSKEIQLYPANSGMQELKDAINLEYFAGAANSDHIYITNGGMSALDLIISSLDCDTIYAHNFHWGAYRNISISNQVTLDVYPDFDWLSSNIDLLRGNAIIICDPNNPLGTKYDDEKLLEVVQLLTVNDVTVIWDGPYRRLFIDHSDTLYQDLAQNENLIITESFSKSIGLPGQRLGFIYVKDAEFGEELNIKILYTTNGINTFAQLLVTKLFSTTQGQEIINDFKKTTVEGIQKNIQYLKDNDLLVERYYQDATPVGIFVVIKKTYQELLDHRIGSVPLDFFTPNKDEVDNVSRICVSVEHEKFVRFFKVFEREMVM
- a CDS encoding lipoyl domain-containing protein, with protein sequence MASNNNLFNRFFSKLVKSPAKVSNHYIEYSPETIKHYKKENPHIEFSEIEIPPLNLGEHFKISKWLKSDGDRIQKGDILCDIESDTFSLEFESSIEGFIYFRQKPGVLLAPGKTICIIIHQKTTPNVPIN